A portion of the Desulfobaccales bacterium genome contains these proteins:
- a CDS encoding vanadium-dependent haloperoxidase, with the protein MPKYGRLLPRTIFLTALLALATFSAPVLASDPDAVLFLNQVALDAIRSDKTAPPMASRDLAIVHASIFDAVNSITRMYQPYFVNLVADKNTSMEAAAISAGFTALSSLFPAQNFDALKASAFTAIPDGLAKTSGISLGQNVANQILAWRAGDGWNATYNYVPGAQPGNWQPTPPAHAPFLLPQWPDVTPFAMSSGDQFRQAPPPALTSDAYTTAFNQVKDLGAKNSSTRTADQTQIALFWADGAGTHTPPGHWNAIASTVAHAQKTDLVQDARLFALLNIALADAGISCWDMKRDYSLWRPITAIRAADTDGNPDTLADPGWESLLVTPPFPSYSSGHSTFSGTAAELLQDFFGELPFTIGSDGLPGVTRSFLDFWDAAAEAGESRIYGGIHYEFDNLGGLRAGKALGDYVFENFLQPVPVPASLLLLGSGLLGLVGWARGRKRK; encoded by the coding sequence GGCTCCTGTCCTGGCTTCCGACCCGGATGCCGTCCTTTTCCTCAACCAGGTGGCCCTCGATGCCATCCGGTCTGATAAGACCGCTCCTCCCATGGCGTCTCGGGATTTGGCGATTGTGCACGCCTCCATCTTTGACGCCGTCAATTCCATCACCCGCATGTACCAACCATATTTTGTTAACCTGGTAGCGGATAAAAATACCTCTATGGAAGCCGCGGCCATATCCGCGGGCTTCACTGCCCTGAGCAGTCTCTTCCCTGCCCAGAACTTCGATGCCTTGAAGGCTTCCGCGTTTACCGCCATACCTGACGGACTGGCAAAAACCAGCGGCATCTCCCTGGGACAGAATGTCGCCAATCAAATACTCGCCTGGCGGGCCGGCGACGGCTGGAATGCAACGTATAATTATGTTCCCGGCGCCCAGCCTGGAAACTGGCAACCGACCCCTCCTGCGCACGCCCCGTTTCTCTTACCGCAGTGGCCGGACGTCACTCCCTTCGCCATGAGTTCAGGAGACCAGTTCCGGCAAGCACCTCCACCGGCCCTGACCAGTGACGCTTATACGACTGCCTTTAACCAGGTCAAGGACTTGGGGGCCAAAAACAGTTCAACCCGGACCGCGGACCAGACCCAAATCGCCCTCTTCTGGGCCGACGGCGCCGGCACTCACACCCCGCCCGGGCATTGGAATGCTATTGCCAGCACGGTGGCCCATGCGCAGAAAACTGACCTGGTCCAGGATGCTCGCCTGTTCGCCCTCCTCAATATCGCCCTGGCCGACGCTGGCATTAGCTGCTGGGACATGAAAAGAGACTATAGCTTATGGCGGCCGATAACCGCCATCCGGGCAGCCGATACCGATGGAAATCCTGATACCCTGGCCGATCCCGGCTGGGAATCCCTGTTAGTTACTCCTCCCTTTCCCTCTTACTCCAGCGGGCATAGCACCTTCAGCGGGACTGCAGCTGAGTTGCTCCAGGATTTTTTCGGTGAACTACCCTTTACCATCGGCTCAGATGGTCTTCCTGGGGTAACGCGCAGCTTCTTGGACTTCTGGGACGCAGCCGCAGAAGCGGGCGAAAGCCGCATCTATGGCGGCATCCATTATGAATTCGATAACCTGGGAGGGTTGCGGGCAGGCAAAGCCCTGGGGGATTACGTATTTGAAAATTTCCTGCAGCCTGTGCCTGTTCCTGCCAGCCTGTTGCTGTTAGGCTCGGGCCTGTTGGGCCTGGTAGGATGGGCACGGGGCAGGAAACGAAAATAA
- a CDS encoding radical SAM protein, whose protein sequence is MDVTEITAKTALVKSKIPGVAYVINPYLGCGHGCRYCYAAFMRRFARHHAGAPWGTFVEAKVNLPEILAAELARKKHRGQVFLSSVCDPYQPVELKYRLTRSCLEILGDFGWDVSILTRSPLVTRDLDLLAALPGVSVGLSIPTDDDQVRRVLEPHAPPIPARIATLKRLHEAGLSPWVFIAPMLPLHPARLHELIGPYASRVMMDPMNYRTQVSGVFRRQGWDYALTDAYAQETREALRNLFQGHVREA, encoded by the coding sequence ATGGACGTCACTGAAATCACCGCCAAAACCGCGCTGGTCAAATCCAAGATTCCGGGAGTGGCTTACGTCATCAACCCTTACCTGGGTTGCGGCCATGGCTGCCGCTATTGCTATGCGGCCTTTATGCGCCGCTTTGCCCGGCACCACGCCGGCGCCCCCTGGGGGACTTTCGTCGAGGCCAAAGTCAACCTCCCCGAGATCCTGGCCGCGGAACTAGCCCGCAAAAAACACCGGGGCCAGGTCTTTCTGTCCAGTGTCTGCGACCCCTATCAGCCCGTGGAACTCAAATACCGCTTAACCCGGAGCTGCCTGGAAATCCTGGGCGACTTCGGCTGGGACGTCAGCATCTTAACGCGCTCGCCCCTGGTAACCCGGGACCTGGACCTGCTCGCGGCGCTGCCTGGGGTAAGCGTGGGCCTGTCCATCCCCACGGATGATGACCAGGTGCGGCGCGTGCTGGAACCCCATGCCCCACCTATCCCGGCCCGGATCGCCACGTTAAAAAGGTTACATGAGGCGGGGCTGTCTCCCTGGGTCTTCATCGCGCCCATGCTGCCCCTGCATCCGGCCCGGCTGCATGAGCTTATCGGCCCGTATGCCAGCCGGGTCATGATGGACCCCATGAATTACCGCACCCAGGTAAGCGGGGTTTTTCGGCGCCAGGGGTGGGATTATGCTCTCACCGACGCTTATGCCCAGGAAACCAGGGAAGCCTTAAGGAACTTATTTCAAGGCCACGTGCGGGAGGCCTGA